One Tenebrio molitor chromosome 2, icTenMoli1.1, whole genome shotgun sequence genomic region harbors:
- the LOC138123969 gene encoding uncharacterized protein isoform X2 produces the protein MKTYILLVTLLIIIFCHWSSASATGMEQRKTSVIARLLSRRLKDLWSWIRNKGEVKDTFVGRCFGVARRLKFAMPMIIFKLGVIVTILAFLTIFSLKSLALLIVLVMINSGGLAAKWAHAKHDTKQWSPPQNVHLHVHSKDGHHVNHPDYGGHGWYEKNEVEDEYESLEDRLKKLNAYDSYYKTY, from the exons ATGAAGACGTACATTCTGCTGGTCACTCTGCTCATAATCATCTTCTGCCACTGGAGTTCCGCTTCCGCCACCGGAATGGAGCAAAGGAAGACGTCTGTAATAGCACGACTTTTAAGTAGAAGACTGAAGGACTTGTGGTCATGGATCCGGAATAAAGGCGAAGTCAAAGACACTTTTGTGG GACGGTGTTTCGGTGTGGCCCGAAGACTGAAATTCGCTATGCCCATGATAATCTTCAAACTGGGCGTCATCGTTACCATTTTGGCGTTTTTGAcgattttttctttgaaaagtCTTGCGTTGCTGATAGTATTGGTGATGATCAATTCCGGAGGACTGGCCGCCAAGTGGGCTCACGCCAAACACGATACCAAACAATGGTCGCCGCCACAAAATGTGCACTTGCATGTGCATTCCAAAGACGGGCATCACGTGAACCATCCGGATTATGGTGGGCACGGGTGGTACGAGAAGAACGAAGTGGAGGATGAGTACGAGAGCCTCGAGGACAGACTAAAGAAGCTTAACGCCTATGATAGTTACTATAAGACATATTGA
- the LOC138123969 gene encoding uncharacterized protein isoform X1 gives MQGTHNYIVYDHHVRDAPSFRNWLTKKFGFVEAEPGRAEVQSGGKLIFFVIIKSKMKTYILLVTLLIIIFCHWSSASATGMEQRKTSVIARLLSRRLKDLWSWIRNKGEVKDTFVGRCFGVARRLKFAMPMIIFKLGVIVTILAFLTIFSLKSLALLIVLVMINSGGLAAKWAHAKHDTKQWSPPQNVHLHVHSKDGHHVNHPDYGGHGWYEKNEVEDEYESLEDRLKKLNAYDSYYKTY, from the exons ATGCAAGGCACACATAACTACATCGTATACGACCATCACGTCCGAGACGCCCCCAGTTTTCGTAATTGGCTGACCAAGAAATTTGGGTTTGTCGAAGCAGAACCCGGCCGAGCTGAGGTGCAATCAGGagggaaattaatttttttcgtaattATAAAA AGCAAGATGAAGACGTACATTCTGCTGGTCACTCTGCTCATAATCATCTTCTGCCACTGGAGTTCCGCTTCCGCCACCGGAATGGAGCAAAGGAAGACGTCTGTAATAGCACGACTTTTAAGTAGAAGACTGAAGGACTTGTGGTCATGGATCCGGAATAAAGGCGAAGTCAAAGACACTTTTGTGG GACGGTGTTTCGGTGTGGCCCGAAGACTGAAATTCGCTATGCCCATGATAATCTTCAAACTGGGCGTCATCGTTACCATTTTGGCGTTTTTGAcgattttttctttgaaaagtCTTGCGTTGCTGATAGTATTGGTGATGATCAATTCCGGAGGACTGGCCGCCAAGTGGGCTCACGCCAAACACGATACCAAACAATGGTCGCCGCCACAAAATGTGCACTTGCATGTGCATTCCAAAGACGGGCATCACGTGAACCATCCGGATTATGGTGGGCACGGGTGGTACGAGAAGAACGAAGTGGAGGATGAGTACGAGAGCCTCGAGGACAGACTAAAGAAGCTTAACGCCTATGATAGTTACTATAAGACATATTGA